The genomic interval aaatatactactcggtcgatactgttctcgatttggaagaagctgttcaatttcctacagaatttctaaattctttgaacccgtctggactccctcctcacaaaatggagctgaaaataggttgtcctattattttattaagaaacctaagtccacctaaactttgcaatggcacgcgtttgctggtaaaatcactgaaaactttcataatagagtgcacaatactcacaggatgtggtaccggagaagatgtattgattccccgaatccctctgataccatcggatctaccattccaatttaaacgcttacaatttccggtaaagacatcttttgcaatgaccattaataaatctcagggtcaaaccttcaacgttgcaggcttagatttgagtgttgactgtttttcacatggccaactgtatgtcgctctttcaagagtaacctctagagaaaacatgtttgtattgtctaatgacaagaaggctatgaacgttgtatataaagacattctgtaatatagtaattgttataaaaataaaataaatacatatgtaaaaatgcaaaaagttaatatgcaaaaagaaagtgtgtggtagttcacggaacccgcacgattgaagtgaaacttcttttatcaacaaatcaataatttaactattatttcaatataatgcatgcagaagtcatggaaagcatggaatggaattttattaaacagaattatttatttattttaatataaaaagaaatgaatttattgtactcaattacatttggttctcggcattgtcattatcattattggattcgttttccaaaaatgaaacaagggctttatggtaactgaaatacgtaaaaaatgatctacattctaatctatcaaggtatcgatgaaatactgcatcaatggtagttccgcatcttgttgttggtactacaaattatcacttatcgtacaaccggaggattcactgtcacggtgttcaacagtagctcttaattttttacgctccaaatactcacgttgccgttcagcacctgttttcggtttccgtttttgttgatttgatgccatatttaacagaaatcaatcaacaaaacaaaatatgtttgtaagatttgctcaaaactacacacacactctatgacgcgtctcgcgttactaataatattgtgtttgggataactgtcaactgtttccaccgaaatgcgttcgcaaagtgtatggtctttggtatggtaaacagatttatgatacattattttgcggcgacagcacagcgcgatagcccagcggctagcaatgtgggcttccgatccgaaatccttggttcgaatcacaagaaaattttttttttttttttttatacatttatttcaatttgttttatgatatgtttatgagcagatttttttcatggcagaaatacactcggaggtttgccattgcctgccgaggggcgaccgctataagaaaaatgttttcattaattttgctttcaccgagattcgaaccaacgacctctctgtgaattccgaatggtgatcacgcaccaacccactcggctacggcggccatcaatcaaatgtcatatttacaaattacattcgataagacgacacgccacgccagtcttttaacagatggcgctggcatagcgtgagttttacgtagtttagcgtagttttactcctcacagcgtttcatccacgccacgcttttaacagatggcgctggcgtagcgtcacatatcgatgaaacgctatggttttactcctcacagcgtttcatccttcgagacaaaagaagtttcacttcaaaaatgtagggtatgaatttagatatcccaaagatagcaggaaatcttcatgctataaagaaaggggaattgttttactccaaatttaacgcgtgcgggccacgggcagtaatgaataagccaaaactactggatcgattttaatcattttttcagtgagtgacatagggtatatattttatacccgtgcgaagctgggcgggttgctagtaataaataaaagtagttAAGTACAAAGTGAACAaatcaaaacatattttaagaataccaaaagataaacatatgtatttgaagaagtacaaaagataaacatatgttaagaataacaaaagacaagcattattaattaatctagaaaacccatgtttcttacatggtcaattgtatgttgcctgttccagtgttggaaaaccatcagatttgtttgtatattcaccaGGTAATCAAACAAAACACATTGTATACcataaagcactacaataaaaataaaacaaagttcgTGGAACcgaagatacttaggtcacccgagctgacccttttctttaattctcctgaacagaaccgtcaccatgatgatagggcggtgtgtgagggtcagcagagtaaaacgtcttaaggtcgaaatataaactgccacattcaaaatctatttgacagaacgaagtATGTCGGGCTAGTACCTCATCTATACTATAAaagtgaatgtctgtacgttgtccgcgcatcactacgaaacgacaacaccaaatgacgtaaaaatgtttatacattcatattttcacccaatgaaggttataggcatggtttatgatggaactcccttcccttAGCCCCCAGGCCGTGCCACCACTCTCTTTCGttactaataatcgaatatttgcttaaatttaatctagaAAATTCTAGTTTTTCCTagttcccactatttatagcacactttAGACTCCTAATTCGCATAAGCTGTTccactatgacccaaatgcaaagttcaaaaacggtttgagatagaaaattaataaaaataattttgcttgatatttttctgattggttgttttgattttattcaacgaggcatagcaacggatgtcgggtattgtaatattatggttattgatacaaaattattttctatgaaattattgtttgtaattcttttattatatatacatacatacatatcctaaattCCTCAAAACTACTTCTACGCGAACGGGGCcccgggttaaagctagtaagaTATGTTTtatactaatacatacatatttgtatataaacatgcatgcatacatatgtatactttgGTGCAATTTTCATAGTCCAATATAGATATGTCCTATgccaatacatataaacatgcattTATACAATTTCGggcaattttcaaacaaaaagaacaaatctgtatgtaaagatgcatacaaatcatatggacacatcaaatgtacgaatctttctgtacgcaagcaaatgtaagctaatgtacatTGCTTGAATTGCAAGCAGGGTTGCCGAAATTGGGCATTTCGGACCAAATCTggtccaaaaaatttattttgggccGATGGGcatctaattaaaattttggtccGTTTTGTAAGCGGGCACAATTTGTTTAGTAGCTACAAATTGCTACATCtgttcagtgtaaagtttttttaatgttaatgaaACACAGCTCGAACTTAATGTTCACATAAACACTGACAAAAGACGTGAAGAAGTGGTGTCTTGCACTCACCTTATATAACTTCGCTATAATTCAGATTGTTCGATAAATCGACATACAATAATCGTACGTTACCTTTAACTTTTAACTATACACATCCCTACAAATTGACAAACAGCAGGCGCAGGTGAATTTATCAAAATGGAAAAgtaagtaattttataattaaatgatATGatacaaataccaaaaaaactatttaatttcgtttcagGTTCTTAATCAAAAAACCGAAGTCAACCACGGTAGAGCAGCCATCGGGCAGgtagttttattaaaacataCATGGCACAGGACATTGACAtattttaattgtgtttttcatattatttttcacaGCGTTGACGTgaatcaaaatgaaaattacaaacGCAAGTTTAGAGCCGAATGGCTACAATCATTCGATTGGCTACAAAACAAGGATGGATCTGCTTTTTGTGTTGCTTGTGAGAAAGCTATAGATAACCACAACGCTCACCTGAAAGTTCATGAGAAAACTGCGACACATATCCGAAACTGCGAATCGCGCAAAAAGCAACATACGCTTGAAATGTTTTATGATCCTgaacaagaaaaacaacataTAACAGTAAGAAATGCCGAATTCGCACTTGTGATGTTTTGCATAACCCATAAtctgccatttttgataatggAATATTTGCCAGCGTTGTTGGTGGAGTGCTGTCCAGATTCTAGTATCGCCAAGCTGATTAAATGTGGTAGGACAAAGTCAACGCAGATCGCCGAGATTATTGGAAAGAAGGCCAATGATCGAGTATTTGAAACGCTACGAAATACGAAGTTTTCTCTTATCGCTGATGAAACAACAGATATTAGTACCACGAAAAGCTTAGTTTTGGTAGCAAGGTTTGTTGACAGTGCACGAGTGGTACAGGATAGGTTTCTTGCTTTGTTAGAAGTTACCAAGTCAGACGCAGTTTCTATTTTTCAgctcataaaacaatttttcaataccAATAATATACCACTTAAGAATATTATCGGCTTGGCAACAGACGGTGCAAATGTTATGGCAGGTGATGCAGGAGGTGTTAAAGCATTGCTtaacaaagaaacaaattttttttttatgacatgCACTTGCCATTCACTTCATTTATGCACAAGTTATGCCAGCAGACATCTGCCGAAAAGCATTGATTTTCTGTGCCGTaacatttataattatttttcgcaTAGCTCCAAAAGGATCAATGATTTGAAGGAATTTCAAGAATATTGTTCAGTTGAGCCTCACAAAATATTGGGAGTCTCACAGACTCGATGGCTGTCGTTGGAGGGTGTAGTTGCACGGCTTATTGAACAGTGGGACAGCTtaaagttatattttatttcttgctttTACGAAGTGAATGGCATTCGCCCTGCGCAATTAGCAGAAGAAATGTGCGCAAACACCaagtgttattttttgtttttaacatacATATTACCTATAATTAATAACCTCAACAAAGATTTTCAATCGGAGAGTTCCCGACTGCCATACTTATATTCCAATATGAAATCTATTTatcttttaattataaataattttgttaaacacGATGTTTGCATTAAGGAAACAAATATTGACTTTAGAAGTGAAAGCAATCAAAAGCCATTGCGTGATATTTTCGTAGGAACTAAAGCGGAGATATTTATGACAAAACACTTAAGTGAAGATGATATAATTGAAGTAAAGAGAAATATACTTTCTTTCTATGTCGAGCTCTTAAACCAAATTAACAATCGGTTTGATTTCAATCGTGAAGATATTAAAATGTTACAAATAATTACACCGGCTAAAGTCTTATCGCAGGAAGATTTGCAGATACTCCCGTTGATACTTACATTCAGTGAGTTAGTGGATTGCGACCCTGACCAAATTACAAGTCAGTGGAATTTGTTAAGGTTGAGTGATGTAAATCTTTCTGCTGATATGGATATAGACACATTTTGGTCGAAGGTGAGCTTATTGAAAAATGGTATCAATCAAAGAAGCTTTGCCGAATTATccgatttcatttttaatttactttcacTTCCACACAGCTCTGCCGCGgctgaaagaaaattttcaacgcTTTCTCTAATTAAAACGAAACTACGTAACCGACTAGAAATAAGTAGTATTAATAGCATCATGCTATGTAAAGAGCTCGTCAATGTGAAAAGTCCCCACTATGTGTGGTCAGtaaaaagagatttttttttgtaatatttatttattttagcggTTGTTTTGAACAGCTGCAATTTCTTACATGTATAAACGTACATTTAAGTGTTAGTTTTAAAGTAATGTGATTTTTTACAAGACTATAATGCATTGAtctcatatgtatatgtatgtatctatgtataaatacttatgtaccTTCATGTATATGTTAAAAACATATAACAACATATCAATAATAAGCAAATGAATTCATTTCAAGTTGAttcttgacaaaaaaaaattttgggcatTTTTCCTCGGATTTGGTCCGATTTGGTTTGTAATTTggtcggaaatttttttttttagtggcaACCCTGATTGCAAGCGAgaacgcggaacgaacgacaaagagcacaatcggcccccgcattcggcaacgttcgacatctgcacACCTACTTGagtgaacatacatatgtatgtatatgcgcatatgtacatatataaattcacatatttgtatttgcatatgacttcatattgaatattattaacttgatttacttgaagaatttaaagtaaaaccaagtgtatcatcatcatccttaccgaatttataattagtgacgactagttgttaataatacctgttgttctaatgttattattattaatttttttattaaatatgaaggaaaaaatgtatggtaatatttaccacataccttataagatatgttgtataccaatatatgtacatacatatataaacatgcacacatacatatattttggttCAATTTTCATAGTCTAATATACAAATGTCCTATGCgaaaatatacaatttcgcgcaattaccaaaaagaacaaatctatatgtaaagatgcatacaaatcatatggacatatcaaatgtacgaatctattctgtacgcaagcaaatgtaagctaatgtacattgcaaggtggatttattataggtgacagcattcacccagctgaatttttcgccgtaggtatggcttacgtcaaaatgatatgctttgtttttatgtattggTATGCTTACATTCGtatgacccgatttacacgaggagacatctggaagggaaacattttgttcaagggcgaaggacggtcggggaagagagaagggattttgtctcccgtactcggcgacacgctttgctcttcttattcgtatttcttatcttaaagcaatttttggcagttgcttcattcgttttcttcttttgcgtatataaatagaaaatataaatatttgtatttgcatccTCTGTGTGTATGGTagtgaaccatttctctgttgagaataggacgatgataggaaaagtaggaaatgaaaggtaGTGTTTCGAGTGCAAAGtatcttgaaaaaggcaaatcaatgATGTTGCcttttagtgttgttgactcattaacgtctgatgcacaatcgaaattgaacatatctttcatgaatttgtgtaaatttaactacctctatatccatacaaaatatctatcaaacaaataaaattaaaattttgttttgaaaattgcaaccatcacatcagtattttcttatgacgttgtcacgttaaactatcgtcagtaaaccgactttacagacaacctctttttttataaagacaTTTTCTCCACAAAAATTGTCGTGTCTGCAAAACAAATAGGGTGTCTGTAGTTGTCTTTATTAAAAACTCGTATCCCTTCAAAAaacagtccaactccggctacgcaatccacagtaattttaattggaaagtgatttaattttaatcaaaataattcgaatacaagtataaaaataagttagaacacgcgtgtgtgtgtgtatttagaGAATTTAAGTGAagtgtagaaaaatatatattgttaaGTGCCAAACTATAGTGAAGTTTCGAGGGCACTTTGAATTCAAATCAATACCAAGctattatttcccgaataattggGAGTTATAAAGATTGTTCCTGAACCACTTCagaacatctccaccaagtttcattaattaaGACATTATAGATTGCCTAAAATGGCCCAGGTTACATTATAGCGAATCCCCGCCATTCGCTCTACCATCGTCACGGCAAATGGGAAAACGAAGTCTTGTAGTATATCATTCTTCGCATTATATTGAAAGTGAAAAGTTTGGGTGATTTGCAGCTTGAGAACAAGTTGGTGAACGCTTATCATCCGTGTTATTTGAAGGGTACttcgaaatttaataaaataggcCCGTTTTAGTTTTAATCAAGTTGATACCCATCCTTCTGGCAACACTATTGAAGCTGTATTGATGCATGATTAATTCATGACATTAAACGGTTAAGAGTTTTATGTGGAGACACTGCACTTTTAGAGTTCGAAGCAAAATGTTCTCATTAAGAAACGCTGCGAAACGGGAAAcaagttttttacaatttttatgcaACATAAGTAAGTAATACAATGCAATTTATGACATACTGTATCAGCGCATCGGGCGAAGCTTCAATTAACATCATTGTGGGGAAGCAAATGCTAGCCATAAGATATCTAACTTTACTCTAGACTGGCTTGTGAGGTTATATAACATGAAAGCAATGATTtgataaaatgtttcaaaacgGAAAATTATTTAGCTTAGGAGTTATTTAGCTTatgtaacattattttttattcttatttttcttgTATTCCATTAATTGCATATATtggttattgttttgttttcagGACGCGGTGCTGCTGCTAAAGCAGCTACATTATCTGCTGTTGCTAATGGAAAGGTGGATTTGtgcaatatatatacatttttgtcatattattttaaattttaaaaaatacagaTTGTAGCAGTAATAGGTGCAGTTGTTGATGTGCAGTTCGATGATGACTTACCTCCAATTTTGAACGCTCTGGAGGTGGAAAACCGTGCCCCACGTCTAGTGTTGGAAGTAGCTCAACATTTAGGTGAAAACACTGTGCGTACTATTGCCATGGATGGTACTGAAGGTCTGGTACGTGGACAAACGGTTCTAGATACTGGTTACCCAATTCGCATCCCTGTAGGCGCTGAGACTTTAGGACGAATCATCAACGTTATTGGTAAATTTGGTGTAATCGAAAAATTCCGTCTGAAATAAATGTTTCTAAATCCTTAGTTacgaaaacacaattttttaattgttattttaatttaaggtGAACCTATTGATGAACGCGGCCCTATTCCGACAAAGAAGACTGCACCTATCCACGCTGAAGCTCCTGAATTCGTTGACATGTCGGTAGAGCAAGAAATTTTGGTGACTGGAATCAAAGTTGTTGACTTACTAGCTCCCTATGCCAAGGGTGGAAAGATTGGATTGTTTGGTGGCGCTGGTGTCGGCAAGACTGTATTAATCATGGAACTGATAAATAATGTAGCTAAGGCTCATGGTGGCTATTCAGTGTTCGCTGGTGTTGGAGAGCGCACGCGCGAAGGCAATGACTTATACAATGAAATGATTGAGTCTGGTGTAATATCACTAAAGGATAAGACGTCAAAGGTCGCTTTGGTATACGGTCAAATGAACGAGCCCCCAGGTGCTCGTGCTCGTGTAGCGTTGACTGGGTTAACTGTTGCCGAATATTTCCGTGACCAAGAGGGCCAAGATGTACTGCTTTTCATCGATAATATTTTCCGTTTCACCCAAGCTGGTTCTGAGGTATCTGCTTTATTAGGCCGTATTCCATCTGCTGTAGGTTACCAACCGACTCTAGCCACTGACATGGGTTCTATGCAGGAGCGTATTACTACCACGAAGAAAGGTTCAATCACCTCTGTACAGGCTATTTATGTGCCAGCTGATGATTTGACCGATCCTGCTCCAGCAACAACATTTGCTCACTTGGATGCCACAACAGTGCTGTCGCGTGCAATTGCAGAACTCGGAATTTATCCAGCTGTGGATCCTTTGGATTCTACTTCCCGTATTATGGATCCCAACATCATTGGTCAAGAGCATTACAACGTGGCACGTGGCgtgcaaaaaattttgcaagacTACAAGTCGCTGCAAGATATCATTGCCATTTTGGGAATGGATGAGTTGTCTGAAGAGGATAAACTTACAGTTGCACGTGCTCGCAAGATACAACGCTTCTTGTCGCAGCCATTCCAAGTTGCTGAAGTTTTCACTGGCCATGCCGGAAAACTAGTGCCGTTGGAAGAAACTATTAAAGGATTCAATCAGATTTTATCAGGCGAGTATGACCATCTTCCAGAAGTAGCTTTCTATATGGTTGGACCCATTGAAGAAGTAGTGCAAAAAGCCGAACGATTGGCAAAGGAAGCCgcataaattaatttaagaatGAATTATGAGTGGCAGTTGCTAAGGAACACTAGGATAGTGGATGTGAAATATAAACGTAATCCTGAACATATATCActtaaatagatttttttttatttaacagaaGGGTAATATTAATATGTGTGAATTGAATTAGAGGCATTAATTTCCTTACCCCAACAGTGGGTGAAGGTCCAGAATATCAATCG from Anastrepha obliqua isolate idAnaObli1 unplaced genomic scaffold, idAnaObli1_1.0 ptg000023l, whole genome shotgun sequence carries:
- the LOC129251470 gene encoding zinc finger protein 862-like; this translates as MEKFLIKKPKSTTVEQPSGSVDVNQNENYKRKFRAEWLQSFDWLQNKDGSAFCVACEKAIDNHNAHLKVHEKTATHIRNCESRKKQHTLEMFYDPEQEKQHITVRNAEFALVMFCITHNLPFLIMEYLPALLVECCPDSSIAKLIKCGRTKSTQIAEIIGKKANDRVFETLRNTKFSLIADETTDISTTKSLVLVARFVDSARVVQDRFLALLEVTKSDAVSIFQLIKQFFNTNNIPLKNIIGLATDGANVMAGDAGGVKALLNKETNFFFMTCTCHSLHLCTSYASRHLPKSIDFLCRNIYNYFSHSSKRINDLKEFQEYCSVEPHKILGVSQTRWLSLEGVVARLIEQWDSLKLYFISCFYEVNGIRPAQLAEEMCANTKCYFLFLTYILPIINNLNKDFQSESSRLPYLYSNMKSIYLLIINNFVKHDVCIKETNIDFRSESNQKPLRDIFVGTKAEIFMTKHLSEDDIIEVKRNILSFYVELLNQINNRFDFNREDIKMLQIITPAKVLSQEDLQILPLILTFSELVDCDPDQITSQWNLLRLSDVNLSADMDIDTFWSKLCRG
- the LOC129251458 gene encoding ATP synthase subunit beta, mitochondrial, encoding MWRHCTFRVRSKMFSLRNAAKRETSFLQFLCNIRRGAAAKAATLSAVANGKIVAVIGAVVDVQFDDDLPPILNALEVENRAPRLVLEVAQHLGENTVRTIAMDGTEGLVRGQTVLDTGYPIRIPVGAETLGRIINVIGEPIDERGPIPTKKTAPIHAEAPEFVDMSVEQEILVTGIKVVDLLAPYAKGGKIGLFGGAGVGKTVLIMELINNVAKAHGGYSVFAGVGERTREGNDLYNEMIESGVISLKDKTSKVALVYGQMNEPPGARARVALTGLTVAEYFRDQEGQDVLLFIDNIFRFTQAGSEVSALLGRIPSAVGYQPTLATDMGSMQERITTTKKGSITSVQAIYVPADDLTDPAPATTFAHLDATTVLSRAIAELGIYPAVDPLDSTSRIMDPNIIGQEHYNVARGVQKILQDYKSLQDIIAILGMDELSEEDKLTVARARKIQRFLSQPFQVAEVFTGHAGKLVPLEETIKGFNQILSGEYDHLPEVAFYMVGPIEEVVQKAERLAKEAA